One Azospirillum brasilense DNA window includes the following coding sequences:
- a CDS encoding DUF1376 domain-containing protein, which produces MNTPSQPDPLVPSDVDLRDFPHTPLFRHALFSSTFHAHATAEEWRAGVTLWLKSWDQVPAGTLPANDVDLCRLAELGRDMRTWLEVKEMALHGWFLCSDGRLHHRVVAEGVLHAWKKKLEQRWKTVCSSIRKANQRAEKRGLPKQDLPTFEEFLAQRDADSRARAQQQPDHAVDLADAAVPSADEVDELDQDEDGEEAEDDGLDEPAGHDDAPLDPAPPKPKAEHVRIGETVAAIMGVADNPNWFGDYGRVMAWLKQGADEELIVGTVARVMGERRKGQGPPRSLNYFDDPIARAIADRSRPLPEVSDVQRTDSGRRRATPPNRFEAIVERDLAGGSG; this is translated from the coding sequence ATGAACACGCCTTCGCAGCCTGATCCTCTCGTGCCGTCGGATGTTGATCTGCGGGACTTTCCGCACACGCCCTTGTTCCGGCACGCGCTGTTCAGCTCGACCTTCCACGCCCATGCCACCGCCGAGGAATGGCGGGCCGGGGTCACGCTCTGGCTGAAGTCGTGGGATCAGGTGCCGGCGGGGACCCTGCCAGCGAACGACGTCGACCTCTGCCGCCTCGCTGAACTTGGCCGTGACATGCGGACGTGGCTGGAGGTGAAGGAGATGGCGCTGCACGGGTGGTTCCTGTGCTCCGACGGCCGTCTTCACCATCGCGTGGTGGCCGAGGGTGTCTTGCACGCGTGGAAAAAGAAGCTGGAGCAGCGATGGAAAACCGTGTGCTCCAGCATCCGCAAAGCGAACCAGCGGGCTGAAAAGCGTGGCCTGCCGAAGCAAGATCTGCCGACCTTCGAAGAGTTCTTGGCCCAGCGGGATGCCGATTCCCGCGCTCGCGCTCAACAGCAGCCCGATCATGCCGTTGATCTGGCTGATGCCGCCGTGCCGTCGGCGGATGAGGTGGACGAGCTGGATCAGGACGAGGATGGAGAGGAGGCCGAGGACGATGGTCTGGACGAACCGGCGGGCCATGACGACGCGCCTCTGGACCCTGCGCCCCCCAAGCCAAAAGCGGAACATGTCCGCATCGGTGAGACGGTCGCCGCGATCATGGGCGTGGCTGACAACCCCAACTGGTTCGGGGATTACGGGCGCGTCATGGCGTGGCTCAAGCAGGGCGCCGACGAAGAGCTGATCGTCGGCACGGTCGCGCGGGTCATGGGCGAGCGTAGGAAGGGGCAGGGGCCGCCCAGGTCGCTGAACTACTTCGATGACCCCATCGCACGGGCCATCGCCGACCGCTCCCGTCCGCTCCCCGAGGTTTCCGATGTCCAACGAACTGATTCCGGCCGCCGCCGCGCCACACCTCCCAACCGATTTGAGGCCATCGTTGAGCGGGACCTTGCGGGAGGCTCTGGCTGA
- a CDS encoding GNAT family N-acetyltransferase — protein MTALTRNISIRALARVDVPEVIDLLQSCHRRPDGAVPPRYGESALRRMLYDATAAICPHGSNVLVAVVDGDIIGVVAYRSAFISALGWEIAYWGTSPRHQGHGVGGRLLDAALMRAQVRGLRLATLENA, from the coding sequence ATGACCGCGCTGACCCGCAACATCTCCATCCGCGCACTGGCCCGTGTCGACGTGCCGGAGGTGATCGACCTCCTCCAGTCCTGCCACCGCCGGCCGGACGGAGCGGTGCCCCCGCGCTACGGCGAATCGGCCCTGCGAAGGATGCTCTACGACGCCACCGCGGCCATCTGCCCGCACGGCTCCAACGTGCTGGTGGCGGTGGTCGACGGCGACATCATCGGCGTGGTGGCCTACCGCTCCGCCTTCATCTCGGCGCTGGGCTGGGAGATCGCCTATTGGGGCACGTCGCCCCGCCACCAAGGGCACGGCGTGGGCGGACGCCTCCTCGATGCGGCGCTGATGCGTGCGCAGGTCCGGGGCTTGCGGTTGGCCACGCTGGAGAATGCGTGA